In Halorubrum sp. PV6, a single window of DNA contains:
- a CDS encoding tyrosine--tRNA ligase: MDAYERITRNAAEVVTEEEIEALADDPDGKRAYVGYEPSGVLHIGHMLTANKLIDLQAAGFEVTVLLADVHAYLNDKGSFEEIRHTAERMRDQFIAYGLDESNTQFVLGSDFQLDDDYTLDLHSLELETTLARAERAMAEITSGDSVKVSQAVYPLMQALDIPYLGVDLAVGGMEQRKVHMLARDVLPSIDREPPTSLHTPLIADLGTGRGKMSSSEGVTISMEDSRADIESKVNDAYCPPTADPEPADDGGERENPVLQVFEYHVFPRFETVVVERPEEYGGDLAYGAYDELEDDLESGELHPADAKGALAEYLDRLIAPGREQLAE; this comes from the coding sequence ATGGACGCTTACGAGCGGATCACCCGGAACGCGGCCGAGGTGGTCACCGAGGAGGAGATCGAGGCGCTGGCCGACGACCCGGACGGAAAGCGGGCGTACGTCGGCTACGAGCCCTCGGGGGTTCTCCACATCGGACACATGCTCACCGCGAACAAGCTCATCGACCTCCAGGCGGCCGGCTTCGAGGTGACGGTCCTCTTGGCCGACGTACACGCCTACCTCAACGACAAGGGCTCCTTCGAGGAGATCCGCCACACCGCAGAGCGGATGCGCGACCAGTTCATCGCGTACGGGCTCGACGAGTCGAACACGCAGTTCGTTCTCGGCTCCGACTTCCAACTCGACGACGACTACACGCTGGATCTCCACTCGTTAGAGCTCGAAACGACGCTCGCGAGAGCCGAGCGCGCGATGGCGGAGATCACCTCCGGCGACTCGGTGAAGGTGTCGCAGGCGGTGTACCCGCTGATGCAGGCGCTCGACATCCCGTACCTCGGCGTCGACTTGGCGGTCGGCGGGATGGAACAGCGGAAGGTCCACATGCTCGCGCGCGACGTGCTGCCGAGCATCGATCGCGAGCCGCCGACGAGCCTCCACACCCCGCTCATCGCCGACTTGGGGACGGGTCGCGGGAAGATGTCCTCCAGCGAGGGCGTCACCATCTCGATGGAGGACTCCCGCGCAGACATCGAATCGAAGGTGAACGACGCGTACTGTCCGCCGACGGCCGACCCCGAACCGGCCGACGACGGCGGCGAGAGGGAGAACCCCGTCCTGCAGGTGTTCGAGTACCACGTGTTCCCGCGGTTCGAGACCGTGGTCGTCGAGCGCCCCGAGGAGTACGGCGGCGACTTGGCGTACGGCGCGTACGACGAGTTAGAGGACGATCTCGAGTCCGGAGAGCTCCATCCCGCCGACGCGAAGGGGGCGCTCGCCGAGTACCTCGACCGGCTCATCGCGCCGGGTCGCGAACAGTTGGCCGAGTAG
- a CDS encoding DEAD/DEAH box helicase translates to MKVADAVPAFADAFGFEEFNRMQREALPGLLETDHNVVASAPTASGKTALAELAICKTLSEGGTALFVAPLRALTNEKESEWERFEDLGYSVYVVSGERDLNPRRAERADVLVTTPEKADSATRKHDSGRYSFITDVDCVVIDEVHLLDSEKRGAVLEVTVSRLRRLQDPRVVALSATMPNVGDVAEWLDAPAETTYEFGDDYRPVDLETGVKTYSHGSNAFADKYRRLYRALDLAEPHVREDGQALVFVSSRQDTVQAAKKARDEITDRDIPIDSRGDYDFHNEAKELTNDTLRQSVTDGVGFHHAGLGKSDRDRVEEWFKQGKIKFLFSTSTLAWGVNLPARCVVIRDTKYHDPLEGETDISPLDVLQMLGRAGRPGYDDVGYGWVVCDRADADTYRSLLKEGKPIESRLAAELESHLNAEIAMGTIRGLEDVMEWLETTFYYVRAESKPEKYDFATLRDRVRGTLESLVDDGFVAADDDLAIEPTALGRLASKYYLRLDTARRFKRLADRETLTVDSVLATVAAAGEFDSVSARAAESDAIDRILDDRDTDLADGHRKVFAILRAGMADSIPSDLRSDAWVIRQNALRLLAALSEFLDRFAGPRAANLACRVEARVEHGVSREAVALTAIDGVGSGRAERLADAGLTSPGDVVDAGADALENAGMSGSVADRIVAAARDCPRIDVDWGEFPDTIAVGENEMCEVAVAAVSGSARAGIRVTVNDVEMSSTTTYLDGETTVPVGVFGPPDADELEFVVEVAFPDLPLMPVRATRTVRVA, encoded by the coding sequence GTGAAGGTCGCCGACGCGGTGCCGGCGTTCGCCGACGCCTTCGGGTTCGAGGAGTTCAATCGGATGCAACGCGAGGCGCTTCCGGGGCTCTTAGAGACCGACCACAACGTGGTCGCCTCGGCGCCGACGGCCTCGGGGAAGACCGCGCTCGCCGAACTGGCGATCTGCAAGACGCTCTCGGAGGGCGGCACGGCCCTCTTCGTCGCGCCCCTCCGCGCGCTCACCAACGAGAAGGAAAGCGAGTGGGAGCGATTCGAGGACCTCGGCTACTCGGTCTACGTCGTCTCCGGCGAGCGCGACTTAAATCCCCGCCGCGCCGAGCGCGCGGACGTGCTCGTGACGACGCCGGAGAAGGCGGACAGCGCGACGCGCAAACACGACTCCGGCCGGTACTCGTTTATCACCGACGTGGACTGCGTCGTCATCGACGAGGTCCACTTACTCGACAGCGAGAAGCGCGGCGCCGTCCTCGAAGTCACCGTCTCCCGACTGCGCCGGCTTCAGGACCCCCGCGTCGTCGCGCTGTCCGCGACGATGCCGAACGTCGGCGACGTCGCGGAGTGGCTTGACGCCCCCGCGGAGACGACCTACGAGTTCGGCGACGACTACCGCCCGGTCGACCTCGAAACGGGCGTGAAGACGTACTCGCACGGCTCGAACGCCTTCGCGGACAAGTACCGCCGACTCTACCGCGCGCTGGATCTGGCCGAGCCGCACGTCCGCGAGGACGGGCAGGCGCTCGTGTTCGTCTCCTCGCGACAGGACACGGTACAGGCCGCGAAGAAGGCCCGTGACGAGATCACGGACCGCGACATTCCGATCGATTCGCGGGGCGACTACGACTTCCACAACGAGGCGAAGGAACTCACCAACGACACCCTCCGGCAGTCCGTCACCGACGGCGTCGGCTTCCACCACGCCGGGTTAGGGAAGTCGGACCGCGACCGCGTGGAGGAGTGGTTTAAACAGGGGAAGATCAAGTTCCTCTTCTCGACGTCGACGCTCGCGTGGGGGGTGAACCTCCCCGCCCGCTGTGTGGTTATCCGCGACACGAAGTACCATGACCCGCTTGAGGGAGAAACTGACATCTCGCCGCTCGACGTGCTCCAGATGCTCGGGCGCGCCGGCCGCCCCGGCTACGACGACGTGGGATACGGCTGGGTCGTCTGTGACCGCGCCGACGCCGACACGTATCGGTCGCTTTTAAAAGAGGGGAAGCCGATCGAGTCGCGGCTCGCCGCGGAACTGGAGTCACACCTGAACGCGGAGATCGCGATGGGAACCATCCGCGGGCTCGAAGACGTGATGGAGTGGTTAGAGACCACCTTCTACTACGTCCGCGCCGAGTCGAAACCCGAGAAATACGACTTCGCCACCCTCCGTGACCGCGTCCGCGGCACCCTCGAATCGCTCGTCGACGACGGGTTCGTCGCGGCCGACGACGACCTCGCGATCGAGCCGACCGCGCTGGGACGGCTCGCCTCGAAGTACTACCTGCGACTCGACACCGCCCGCCGGTTTAAACGGCTCGCGGACCGGGAGACGCTGACCGTCGACTCGGTGTTGGCGACCGTCGCGGCCGCCGGCGAGTTCGACTCCGTCTCCGCGCGCGCGGCCGAGTCGGACGCGATCGACCGGATCCTCGACGATCGCGACACCGACTTGGCGGACGGCCACCGCAAGGTGTTCGCCATTCTCCGCGCCGGGATGGCCGACTCGATCCCCTCGGATCTGCGCTCGGACGCGTGGGTAATCCGCCAGAATGCGCTCCGCTTACTCGCCGCGCTCTCGGAGTTCCTCGACCGATTCGCCGGGCCGCGCGCAGCCAATCTCGCGTGTCGCGTCGAGGCCCGCGTCGAACACGGCGTCTCGCGGGAGGCGGTCGCGCTCACCGCGATCGACGGCGTCGGCTCCGGTCGCGCCGAACGCCTCGCGGACGCCGGGCTCACCTCCCCCGGCGACGTCGTTGACGCCGGCGCTGACGCGCTCGAAAACGCCGGCATGAGCGGGTCGGTCGCCGACCGGATCGTCGCCGCCGCGCGCGACTGCCCGCGGATCGATGTCGACTGGGGCGAGTTCCCCGACACCATCGCCGTCGGCGAAAACGAGATGTGCGAGGTCGCCGTGGCCGCGGTCTCTGGAAGCGCCCGCGCGGGGATCCGAGTCACCGTCAACGACGTGGAGATGTCGTCGACGACGACGTATCTCGACGGGGAGACGACGGTCCCCGTCGGCGTGTTCGGGCCGCCGGACGCCGACGAACTCGAGTTCGTCGTCGAGGTCGCGTTCCCGGACCTCCCGCTGATGCCCGTCAGGGCGACGCGGACGGTTCGGGTGGCGTAG
- a CDS encoding endonuclease NucS domain-containing protein yields the protein MPERLRVFAGDCRVTERGDRSRTHRGRVVVIVKPDDTTLVHDADGYQPVAWLTRPESVVVEGDGDGFSVTARDGSRRLRVVAETATADRALPVTEAGLPVGTCPDDGGVLIRSRGDVVCLDCEQRWGLPAGASVTDGTCDDCGLPKIRIERGEPFHLCLDPACDPMATAVSDRFSRVWDCPDCEGALTVQSAPGRVYLACENRPACETTFSIPSGVVVDECDCGLPVFETAAGRGCLDGTCEYGGHTADGKISG from the coding sequence ATGCCCGAACGACTCCGTGTGTTCGCCGGCGACTGTCGAGTGACCGAACGCGGCGACCGCTCCCGGACCCACCGGGGGCGCGTCGTCGTCATCGTCAAACCCGACGACACCACGCTCGTCCACGACGCCGACGGCTACCAGCCGGTCGCGTGGCTCACGCGCCCCGAGAGCGTCGTCGTCGAAGGCGACGGGGACGGCTTCTCCGTGACCGCCCGCGACGGCTCGCGTCGGCTCCGCGTCGTCGCCGAGACGGCCACCGCGGACCGCGCGCTCCCGGTCACGGAGGCCGGTCTGCCGGTCGGGACGTGCCCTGACGACGGCGGGGTTTTGATTCGCTCGCGCGGCGACGTGGTCTGTCTCGACTGCGAGCAGCGGTGGGGGCTCCCGGCCGGCGCGAGCGTCACCGACGGAACCTGCGACGACTGCGGGCTCCCGAAGATTCGAATCGAGCGCGGCGAGCCGTTCCACCTCTGTCTCGACCCCGCCTGCGACCCCATGGCGACCGCGGTCAGCGACCGGTTCTCCCGCGTCTGGGACTGCCCGGACTGTGAGGGAGCGCTCACCGTCCAGTCTGCGCCCGGCCGCGTCTATCTCGCCTGCGAGAATCGTCCGGCGTGTGAGACGACCTTCTCGATTCCGTCCGGCGTCGTCGTCGACGAGTGCGACTGCGGGCTCCCCGTCTTCGAGACGGCCGCCGGCCGCGGCTGTCTGGACGGGACCTGTGAGTACGGGGGACACACAGCAGACGGGAAAATTAGCGGCTGA
- a CDS encoding TRAM domain-containing protein produces MLPSSPVVVGAAAVIALLVVAVVIRRLRGPSAEARKSKRAHEAAQKRDPPVDIGETYEFGVTELTDHHSGEEVAVGKVEGFVLFTEDVPGGLEPGDVIRAKVLSFNEGRTSADATFVGRA; encoded by the coding sequence ATGCTCCCGTCGTCACCGGTCGTCGTCGGTGCTGCCGCCGTGATCGCCCTGCTCGTCGTCGCGGTGGTGATACGTCGGCTGCGCGGCCCGTCCGCCGAGGCGCGAAAATCGAAGCGCGCACACGAGGCGGCCCAAAAGCGCGACCCGCCCGTCGATATCGGCGAGACCTACGAGTTCGGCGTCACCGAACTCACGGACCACCACTCGGGCGAGGAGGTCGCCGTCGGGAAAGTCGAGGGGTTCGTCCTCTTCACCGAGGACGTGCCGGGTGGCCTCGAACCGGGCGACGTGATCCGCGCGAAGGTGCTCTCGTTCAACGAGGGGCGCACCTCCGCCGACGCGACGTTCGTGGGACGCGCGTGA